The Candidatus Eisenbacteria bacterium genome has a segment encoding these proteins:
- a CDS encoding aspartate ammonia-lyase: MNEKGTRIEKDSLGEVRVPEDALYGAQTARAVENFAVSGLRPWRAFIWSMGTIKRAAAEVHRDLGLLNTERAEAIARAAEEVAEGKWDAEFVVDPFQAGAGTSHNMNANEVIANRATVLLGGKPGEYLVHPNDHVNMSQSTNDTIPTAIRLGCLWREEELLGAVRSLGHALRDKAREFDDVVKSGRTHIQDAVPVRLGQEFGAYAKAVERDAERIAEAADGLRRLGIGGTAVGSGLNAHPEYHARMVRRLSEITGLRLEGSDDLFESMQSMADPIHFSGALRTLALTLIRIANDVRLLASGPATGLDEIRLPAVQPGSSIMPGKVNPVLAEMLDMAMFHVIGCDTAVALASQAGQLELNVMMPVIAHNLFESMQVMIGSVRMFTGKCVVGIRANREKAEGWLARNAIVVTALNPIIGYAAGAALVKEAAEKGTSIRDLAIEKARAGKLRHREGARAVAPEEIDSALRDLRRLTEGGMAG, from the coding sequence ATGAACGAGAAGGGAACGCGCATCGAGAAAGACTCGCTCGGCGAGGTGAGGGTTCCCGAGGACGCGCTCTACGGGGCGCAGACCGCGCGAGCGGTGGAGAACTTCGCGGTCTCCGGCTTGAGACCCTGGCGCGCGTTCATCTGGTCGATGGGGACGATCAAGCGGGCGGCGGCGGAGGTTCATCGGGATCTCGGTCTTCTCAACACGGAGCGCGCGGAAGCGATCGCGCGGGCGGCCGAAGAGGTCGCCGAGGGGAAGTGGGACGCGGAGTTCGTCGTGGATCCGTTCCAGGCGGGAGCCGGAACGAGCCACAACATGAACGCGAACGAGGTGATCGCGAACCGTGCGACGGTCCTCCTCGGCGGAAAGCCGGGCGAGTACCTCGTGCATCCGAACGATCACGTCAACATGAGCCAGTCGACGAACGACACGATCCCGACCGCGATCCGCCTCGGGTGCCTCTGGCGCGAGGAGGAGCTCCTCGGGGCGGTCCGTTCCCTCGGCCATGCGCTTCGCGACAAGGCGCGCGAGTTCGACGATGTCGTGAAGTCGGGAAGGACCCATATCCAGGACGCGGTCCCCGTGCGGCTCGGGCAGGAGTTCGGCGCGTACGCGAAGGCGGTCGAGCGGGACGCGGAGCGGATCGCGGAGGCCGCCGACGGGCTCCGGCGTCTCGGGATCGGCGGGACGGCGGTCGGCAGCGGTCTCAACGCGCATCCCGAGTACCACGCGCGGATGGTGCGCCGCCTCTCCGAGATCACCGGTCTCCGGCTCGAAGGATCGGACGATCTCTTCGAGTCGATGCAGTCGATGGCAGACCCGATTCACTTCTCGGGCGCCCTCCGCACGCTCGCGCTCACGCTCATCCGTATCGCGAACGATGTTCGCCTCCTCGCCTCGGGGCCCGCGACCGGGCTCGACGAGATCCGGCTCCCCGCCGTGCAGCCGGGATCGAGCATCATGCCGGGGAAGGTGAACCCGGTCCTCGCCGAGATGCTTGACATGGCGATGTTTCATGTGATTGGATGCGACACCGCGGTCGCGCTCGCCTCGCAGGCCGGGCAGCTCGAGCTGAACGTGATGATGCCGGTCATCGCGCACAACCTTTTCGAGAGCATGCAGGTCATGATCGGATCGGTCCGGATGTTCACCGGGAAGTGCGTGGTGGGGATCCGGGCGAACCGCGAGAAGGCGGAGGGATGGCTCGCGCGGAACGCGATCGTCGTCACCGCGCTGAACCCAATCATCGGCTACGCCGCCGGCGCGGCCCTCGTGAAGGAGGCGGCCGAGAAGGGAACGTCGATCCGCGACCTCGCGATCGAGAAGGCGCGCGCCGGGAAGCTCCGGCACCGGGAGGGCGCGCGCGCCGTCGCTCCCGAGGAGATCGATTCCGCCCTCCGCGACCTCCGCCGCCTGACGGAGGGGGGGATGGCGGGGTAA